One window of [Limnothrix rosea] IAM M-220 genomic DNA carries:
- the proB gene encoding glutamate 5-kinase: protein MSQTIVVKIGTSSLTDPETGMLALATIGTLVETLTRLKQMGHNVILVSSGAVGVGCGRLNLSERPKKIAVKQAVAAVGQGRLIRLYDDLFTSLQQAIAQVLLTRKDLVDRTSYLTVQEALNAMLELGVIPIVNENDTVAVDELKFGDNDTLSALVASLVNADWLVILTDVDRLYSADPRHNPDAKPIPLVSPTELSQLQVDAGSSGSQWGTGGMQTKLTAAKIATNAGVRTVITQGKTPQNLIKIIQGDDIGTHFEANPQTDNSRKRWIAYGLVPQGKLYLDDGAAKALLTKGKSLLAAGIIKTEGNFSVNDAVELCHKNGQAIARGLVNYDSAAIAKIKGKHSKQITEILGYTGADTIIHRDNLAFLLGSPGNVGK from the coding sequence ATGTCTCAAACAATTGTTGTAAAAATTGGCACATCGAGTCTGACCGATCCAGAAACAGGGATGCTTGCCCTTGCAACCATTGGCACATTAGTCGAAACATTAACGCGCCTAAAGCAAATGGGACACAACGTGATTCTGGTGTCTTCTGGCGCTGTGGGTGTGGGTTGTGGTCGCCTCAATCTGTCGGAACGCCCCAAGAAAATTGCCGTTAAACAAGCCGTTGCCGCCGTTGGTCAGGGCAGATTAATTCGTCTTTACGATGATCTATTTACCAGTCTGCAACAGGCGATCGCCCAAGTTTTGTTAACGAGAAAAGACCTTGTTGATCGCACCTCCTATCTCACCGTCCAAGAAGCCCTCAATGCCATGTTGGAGCTGGGCGTAATCCCGATTGTGAATGAAAACGATACCGTCGCCGTCGATGAACTCAAATTTGGCGATAACGATACTTTGTCGGCTTTGGTTGCGAGCTTGGTGAATGCCGATTGGCTGGTAATTTTGACCGATGTGGATCGCCTCTATTCCGCCGATCCCCGCCACAATCCCGACGCGAAACCCATTCCCCTCGTTAGCCCGACCGAACTATCACAGCTACAAGTAGACGCAGGCTCTAGCGGTTCCCAATGGGGCACAGGCGGCATGCAAACCAAACTGACCGCCGCCAAAATTGCCACCAATGCCGGAGTCCGCACCGTCATCACCCAAGGCAAAACACCCCAGAACCTCATCAAAATTATTCAAGGCGACGATATCGGCACCCACTTCGAAGCCAACCCCCAAACCGACAATTCTCGCAAACGTTGGATCGCCTACGGACTCGTTCCCCAAGGCAAACTGTACCTCGATGACGGCGCAGCAAAAGCACTCCTCACCAAAGGAAAATCCCTCCTCGCCGCAGGCATCATCAAAACCGAAGGCAACTTTAGTGTTAATGACGCAGTAGAGTTGTGTCACAAAAATGGACAGGCGATCGCCAGAGGATTAGTCAACTACGACAGTGCGGCGATCGCCAAAATCAAAGGCAAACACTCCAAACAAATCACCGAAATTTTAGGCTACACCGGAGCCGATACCATCATTCACCGCGATAACCTCGCCTTTCTCCTCGGATCACCGGGCAATGTGGGAAAATAA